The sequence tcaggatatctcccaaCTCGTCTTGCCCTATAGGTGGTAAGGGAATCCAGGATTtttcccaactcgtccaaacccataaattttgtAAGGGAAGCCAAGACGTCTCCCAGCTTGTCCAAACACATCaggtggtaagggaagctagaacgtctcccaactcgtccaagcCCATTATaaatatagtcacaatcatctcacttcattcatataatattttctttcattcttgattcggggacttagcatgcatatgtagttATAACTTACTTGTAAATATTTACGCGATAATCATGCAAGAGACTCAAATATGGATGACCGGGATAGTGATTTAGGGAGCAAACCAAGGATGGGAATCTAAACCATAAATTTGCACTTAGGACAATCCGAGCGATTCGCCCGTAAAGCTAATAACTTACTCGATTCCGATTCAAAAATGATTCCGTTTGAAATCACGACTCCCTCACACTTAAAAATAAGGAAGAAAGTCATCCACAATGCACCCTCCTTTACTTAACCAAACTATACATTTGGTTTTCCGGACAGCAAGCCTAGGAATTTAAAATTTCTGCACCTCATATTTCAATGACCTAGAACTCAACCAagacttaaccgaattaatttccgcttgaaccgacatattccTAACATTTTAGAACAAATCTAGACCTGAGCCCTTATCCAAATTCCGATTTTAACCCAGCTTTAGCCCTAAGTGTCCGGGCAGCTCAAACATTGccaaaaattctgctcaagtctAATTTTCATACTCAACCAAAACTAAGCTATATTTCCCCCAAGTTCCAAGCCACTAACCTAGGACAAAGACCAACACTTAGGCTCATCTCAAACCCCCAAGAACTCATCCCTAACCATCTCAAATTTGCTAAAAAATGGCAGCCCCTAACCATGCCCAAAACCGAGCCAACCATCCCCAAATTCGAAGCGTTCCTCAACTCCAACTTACAATCTAACTTCAAGCCATCCTAAGTACTACCATGTGAGATACATTCTCACTCATGGTAGCCCCTATCACCATCCAAACATCACACAAAAACAGGGCAAAATATCGAAATGCACATGCtccatttttctgaaaatttcgaacTCATGCAAGGATAAAGTCTTCAATCAAGGTTAGACACAACACATTTCAAATCATAAGAAATCATTATAGGGTAAATCTCCAAGCATGAACAAATCAATATCTCATCTGAAAGTTTCGAACATGctccaaaatttcaagaaaaatttcgaaatgcAACACACAATACAACACAAGACATTTTAATCTACTTGGTGGTCAGAGAATCTCATAATCTTGCTAAGCATGGAAATCAATAGAACAAGTGCTCGATTGAGCTGAATCCGATCCACACGAGCTAAAATGTGCAGAAACTAAGCTGCTAAGAGCTGCACCAGCTCGTTCAGCTCATCGGGAAGATGCTCCGCCGGAGATGGAAGCTGCTGGAGACGGGCTTGAAGATGAAGAAGGTGGCCGATGAGCTTGGTAGGAAAGGGGGTGAGAGTGTCGTGAGTTGTGTGTGTGAAGCGTGAGTTTTTTGGGTGTGATTTGGGGCTAGAGTTTAATCTTAAGTTAAGGATAAAGTTGAGTGTGTAAGTATAGGTGTATGTATAGAAAATGTGGGTGTGTGAGTGTTAGGGGAAAAAGTGCTACACACAATATAGCAAGTtggattataaattaaaatgcactaaataaaaataaaaaaatgaaagtttgaaaattctgattttaaaatagtaaattggattttactaGTCCGAAAattaaaaatgctaattttcctcaaaagtttaaaaataaaatccagTGCGCgggaaaaattgatttttaggtaaataaataccaaaaattaatattataaatatttagaacaAATTGAAGCATGAAACGTAAATTAGGGAAATTataggcgtcacaattcctccctctctaatatggaatttcgtcctcgaaattcaagactcACCAAAGAGCTCTGGATAACGAGTCCTGATATCTTCCTCTACTTTCCAAGcggcctcttcatccgaatgattctgccatctcaccttgaccattggaattgacttgttacggagtctccTCTCCTGTCTATCTAGAATCCGGatgggcctctcctcatacgtcATGTGAGGGGAtaactgaagaggttccaagcTAAGCACATGAGACAGATCTGAGATGTACTTCCTAAACATTGATACGTGGAAGACATTATGGACTCTATCAAGGTTAGGTGGCAAGGCCACCCGATAAGCCAATGCCCATACTGTCCAATATCTCAAATGGTCCTATAAACCTTGGTGCCAATTTCCCTTTTCTTCTCGAATCTCATTACACCCTTCATAGGAACTACCCGGACAAACACATGATCTCCCACCAAGAACTCCAAGTCCTTCCTCCTATGATTAACGTAATTCTTCTGCCTGCTCcatgcagtcctcatcctatcacggatcttggctacaaccTCGGCAGTCTGCTGAACAATCTTGGGTCCCAACTCTGACCTCTCACCAATCTCGGTCCACAATACCGGTGATCTAAACGGTCTCCCATAGAGTGCCTTGTAAGGCGCCATACCAATGGTGGCCTGATAgttgttgttataagaaaattccaccaAGGGTAAACTCGACTCCCAACTATCATAAAAGTCAATAACACCAGCTCTCAAAAGATCCTAtagaatctgaatcaccctATCGGACTGACCATCCGTCTGCGCGTGAAAAGCAGTGCTGAACAAAAGCTTCGTACCCAAGGCTGCATGAAGAATCTTAAaaaaagacgaagtaaaccgcggatctctatcagacactatggaaacaaggataccatgtagtctgactatctcccggatatacaactccgcatACTGAGTCATAGTGAAGGTCGTACTCACAGGCAAGAAGTGCGCTGAGTGAGACAgtctacaataacccaaatagcattcgaACCTCTCACTGTCCTCGATAAGCCAATTACAAAATCCATGGTAATATTCTCTCATTTCCACTCGGGAATAGGGAGTGGCTTAAGCAATCCTGCAGGACTCTGATGTTCCGCTTTGACATGCTGGAATTTCAGGCACTCTGACACAAATCGGGCTATATCACGCTTCATGCCCGGCCACCAATACATCTGTTGAAGGTCCCGATACATCTTTGTACTGCCTGGGTGTATAGATTACGATGATATATGTGCCTCTTCCATGATATAACTCACATAGAATCACCTGCGAGCACCCAAAATTGACCTCTAAACttcacaatcccatctaccaccGAATACAGACCACTGTCTTTCTCCTCATATATCTGTCTCCACTTTCTCAACTGCTCATCAGCTGCTTGAGCAACTCTGATACAGTCAAATAATGTAGTCTGCACTGTCAAAGATGACAATCTAGGAGCTCTACCCTCAACATAAAACTCTAGTCCGAATCTCTTAATCTCATcctgcaacggtctagacactGTCATAGAAGCAATCACTGCTGTCTCCCGGCTCAAAGTATCTGCGACTACATTGGCTTTACCCGGGTGGTAACTAATATCGCAGTCATAATCTTTTAACAACTCTAACTATCtccgctgcctcatattcaacacCTTCTGgatgaagaagtacttgaggctcttatgatctgtgaatatcttacacttctctccatagagatagtgcctccaaatcTCGAGAGAAAAAACCACTGcttccaactccaaatcatgagtagGATAATTCTTCTCATGCTCCTTCAACTAcctagaagcataagcaatgacTCTATCTCGTTGCATAAGAACTGATCCCAGTCCCAACTTGGAATCATTAGTGTAAACCACAAAATCACTATGCCCTGATGGCATAGCCAAAACTGGTGCTGacgtaagagcttccttcaacaCATCAAAGCTCTCTTGGCACTTCGGGCTCCAAACAAACttagcattcttcttggtcaattcTGTCAAAGGCACAACAATGGATGAAAATTCATTGATAAACTTCCTATAATAACCGGCCAATCCGAGAAAACTGCAAATCTTCGATGCGTTTCTGGGTGcagaccactccttcactgcttgaaccttgAAGGGGTCTACCTCAACACCGCTCTCGAAAATGATATGACCCAAGAATGCTACTCTCtccagccaaaactcacattttccgAACTTAGACAACAACTTCCGCTCTTGGAGCACCTCTAGAACCGTTCTCAAATGCCGCGAATGCTCTTCCCTATCCTTCGAGTAAATGAGGATATCATTAATGAAGACAATGACAAATTGATCCAATTACGGATGAAATACATGGttcataaaatatatcaactacagtttaatttcaatatccctattaagaatctacttgtagtgatcaattcaaaacaatgttcttttcaaaagctctgttaaaattatacactctcccgagcaatataaataattaacagtgtattttctaatggtcctattcaaaatctcctctcccgagtgccagatttcaaataaatataacaaatcaattattgatcagataattgaaaagacaatcaattctagaaaaacaattaatgtaactcaattcaataaaattaaaaattcatgaaagtgtctaaaccaggttccatccaacctctagactctaaaaatttagttcataataaaattctgaataaaacaaaacatgttcaaaaatcgagacataaattcagaattaaataaataaaaagtagaaaacaaatccgtcgatgcCGTGTtcggtctatcgatctccgtcttcaatTATGCTCCAGAATTCCTTCCAAAAAATCCACAATCACGATCTTTGTTCTCTGATGTGTTGTACGTATTGTGTCTGTGCGGCTCTCCTCTCTTGTCTGAtaaaaaatccccttttatatCATGcgcaaaagcccactcaaaatcccactaaaattaaaactttcctttccgaaaattttaaaatcccgAGACGTCATCAAGCGCGGGCGCTCCAAATAACCATGCGGGCTCTCTTGACTCTCTGTCGAGAGTTCTCAATTCTCCCATGCACAACGCGTTAGctctttcttttctcttctttaGCGCTTCTTTTAGCGCTGACAACAAAGCCCAAATTGAAAGCCAATAACTCTTTTCCTGTTCTTTTATTTCTCgtttcttcaattttcttttcttttatttttttaattcattttctcttcacaaattctcattttcttcttcttttccaaataattcaataattctctgcaagcacaaaaacaacaaaacactcacataaatctgctcgaaacaaacaattaattattaaaattatatatgaattaagtgtttaaaatacacttatcaaatatccCCAAACTTatacttttgctagtcccgagcaaaactattaaaacaATAActttcaaaaactcaaatcatcaaaccaacaagaatagtcaaaaaatattatggagcaatggccttagaaataatttcaaaataatcaaatccaatcccatccaacctactaacacttaaaaattttaatcataaccaaataaccgcataaactcacaatctccgcaactcacgttcaaaaaaaccttatccaaattcaattcacacattcatagatcatgagaaattttcaaggtagcatatgatcaaataaaggatatgaaatcaaaaacactcacaattaggtaaatttaaagaataatagtgtgtgcgtgtttcgataaaacttcataatcattaaaagtatcaatcaacaatccataggctaaattcttgcatctcttctccactagtatattgagcaactgagactcggtcaataggacttaatcagcttataatgtatggtctggctcatggctacaaatgaaggataagaattcaaaataaggagtaatttatacttatgctcaatctaacttcaactcattttcattcacaatttcacatttattttttttctcacttcattaatttttcaacttttcacactttctttcacaactcttttctttctttttcaatcccaaaatttttcaactcttcaaacctcttttcaactctttttttttttttctactacctctttcttTTTCTCTTTCCAATTCTTTCACCACATCATTCCctttttcacaaataacactaggagcatataacaatttagcattcaaattactcccttaaaggtaggaaatagtgtttaggctattcaggtagtcaatgtaggaccttgaaataatgacgaatgcgggttttatcacacgtttacacgcatgccattcaatTTTCAATAAgcctcaaacaaggtactagggataaaatatataaataggtagcttgaaaggctcaaacgcattcagaaaaaatttcataaatcattcctaatcacagttttgcccgtatttctcCTCGAAGAGTGtctgaactagttctagacaactctcaatccacaattaaatcatacaaatatcaatcagtgcagaaaagataatcatcagcagtaaacgatgatttccaaaaaattcaGAACATGTACCAaaagtactaatatacgtgtaggctcaaatgggcaactaaggataaataaattcaatgaaaattaggcccaaaaaaatccaaacaatgcctcaatcatatctatgtctgtatgtttcaaaaatcagattcaagtattaatcacagagtatataggaaattgttcattcaattggttccatttttctcaaaaaaatatTTGCCAGATAGGTacacaatcatggatttcagttatagcacaaaattttttttcataattggCCATGTATTCCAATttatttctcaacttcttttaaaACTCAACTCACAACttcaactaaactcaacaaaaattttaactaTAAAGCACACATAATAACGAAACAACAATCAACCaaccaactaaatcaaacactgattcacccccccccccctccccaaacttaatataatcattgtctctaatgattaaaaacaataaaaagaacaagggacacataccttcgacaccgagcatcaggactcggcatAACCAAAATCAACTCCAGAAAAGTAATTACACCAACATCTCCATAGAAATAAGTTGCAGCAGCTACAGCACCATCAGAATTTGATCGGATGAGATGAAATTTGCACAAGTGAATATGTGATTTTGCTCATAATAAGCAGGATCGAGCAATGTATGGCACGATTTGGACACACGATTGTGCATAGGGATGCTAGGATTTCAATGACCTCGATGGTGCATGGATGTGAGCAGCTAGGAGGGGCGCATGATCTCAAGGCTGTGCTGCTGAGATTGCTTAAGATGGTGAGGTGATGAGAAGGTGCGATAGCACTAGATGGCGCAGAAGATTAGCGTGTTTGCGCTGGACTGAAGCACAAATGAGTAAATGGGGT comes from Henckelia pumila isolate YLH828 chromosome 4, ASM3356847v2, whole genome shotgun sequence and encodes:
- the LOC140862402 gene encoding uncharacterized protein, with the protein product METSIGQLANPLKDSNRGQFPSNTEDREEHSRHLRTVLEVLQERKLLSKFGKCEFWLERVAFLGHIIFESGVEVDPFKVQAVKEWSAPRNASKICSFLGLAGYYRKFINEFSSIVVPLTELTKKNAKFVWSPKCQESFDVLKEALTSAPVLAMPSGHSDFVVYTNDSKLGLGSVLMQRDRVIAYASSYHPGKANVVADTLSRETAVIASMTVSRPLQDEIKRFGLEFYVEGRAPRLSSLTVQTTLFDCIRVAQAADEQLRKWRQIYEEKDSGLYSVVDGIVKFRGQFWVLAALGTKLLFSTAFHAQTDGQSDRATIGMAPYKALYGRPFRSPVLWTEIGERSELGPKIVQQTAEVVAKIRDRMRTAWSRQKNYVNHRRKDLEFLVGDHVFVRVVPMKGVMRFEKKREIGTKVYRTI